In Akkermansia muciniphila ATCC BAA-835, the genomic stretch CTGGACGCCCATGCAGGTAATCAGAAAAGCGGCTGTATAATAAATCTTTTCCCTGGCGGGCATCCGGCTTAAAATCACCCCCGCTCCTCCCACGATGTACATCAACATGCTAGGATACATGATATCCCTTTTCACCCATTGGGAATAATTCCGGCACATCTCCTTGAACGATACCGCATCGGCGCCGTAACCGGCATTAAAAACAATGTATCCTTCATATAAATCCAGCAACGCGCCGCGGCTGTAAAAATACCAGAGGCAGGGCGTCAGCATCAACAGGAGCGTTCCTCCCACGCTTCCTGTAAAAATCCATGCCTTCCCGGTCATCCGCGCACGATACAGGACATACAGGAAGGGAACGAACCAAAAAGCGGCCAAGTTGAATTTCAACAGAAGCGCCATCCCGATGCCCGCGCCAAACACCACGCCCGTTCTTACGAAGCGATCGGGATCCCGATACAGGCGGCACACTCCATAAATCGCGGCAAACTGGAAAGGCAGAATAAATTCGGAGGGATGACCTCCTCCTGCATAATAGTGGAAACTGCACATGGAATAAAGGATGAGCAGCGAAACGATAAACGCTTTTTTTCCAGATACGAAGAGAAGTGCCGCCTTGTAACAAAAGATCATGGAGGCCGTCACTGCGAATACCTCAAGAACGAATACAAGCCAGTAAGAACCACACAAGGCGTAGGAAAAGCCATATATCAAAAAAATGAAGGGCCCCTTTTGATCAAACAAATCCCGATAAGGCATCAACCCTTCCATCATTCCGCGTCCCATGAGATGATAAATAATGGGATCACAACTTACGGGAATTTCATAATAGGGAGACACATAACTGGAATAATAACAAATCAGAAATGAGAAAATAGACCACCATGCAATACAACATCCATTTACCCTATTACAACGAAACATTTTTATATGGGTACGGATTTGGAATCCGTAGCTTTTTTCCAGGTGGCCTCCGTTCTCCGGCAGACTGAAATCATCAGACCACCGCATTCTGAAAAACTGAATATGCCATTGAACAACAATTTTTTAGTTAATACCTCCTCATCTTTCCTCATCACGGAAATACCTCCTGAAAAAAAATGAAGGGCCTTACCTCTCCATATTCCAGCTTCCTGTTTAAAGAGGTGGTAAATTAATTATAATACTTTTTTCTAATTTATTATATTGACTACGGATTCCAAATTCGATTTCAGGGAATGTGATTAAAAATCAAAAGCCTCCCGGATCGACCGAATCATATTCCGCATCAGGGACCGGATGCCCCATTTCCACGCTTTTTGTCTTGGCTTACGGAAACATCTTTGGTTTACAGGGTCAGGCGGCAAAGCCTTTCTCAAAGCGGTCCGCCTTATCACCCCCATATCTTTTCCAGCATCGTGGCACGCATACTTGTAGGCTTATCAGGCGGAGTGGACAGCTCCGTGGCAGCGGCCCTGCTCGTGGAGCAGGGCCATGACGTAGTGGGGGCCTACATGAAAAACTGGGTGAATGACGAAGGCATTCCCGGCGAATGCCCGTGGGAACAGGACATTCAGGACGCGCTGGCCGTCGCCAAAACAACAGGTATTGAATTCCGGGTCATTGACCTGGTGGACGAATACCGCGCCCGCATCGTGAATTATCTGATTGAAGGCTACCGCGCCGGATATACGCCCAACCCGGACGTATTGTGCAACCGGGAAATGAAATTCGGCGTCTTTCTGGATTATGCCCTGGAACAGGGGTTCGACTACGTCGCCACCGGCCATTACGCCCGCAGGATGGACACGCCGCAAGGGGCTTTCATCCTGCGCGGGCGGGACCCGAACAAGGACCAATCCTACTTCCTGTCCCTGATGCGCCCGGACCAGATAGCCCGCGCCGTCTTTCCCCTTGGGGATCTGCTAAAACCGGAAGTGCGTGTTCTTGCGGAAAAATACGGCCTCCCCACGGCACGCAAGAAAGACAGCCAGGGTATCTGTTTCATCGGCCAGGTAAAAATGAGCGATTTCCTGCGCCACTACCTGCCGGACAAGCCCGGCAACATCGTGGACACGGAAGGCCGGACGCTCGGCACGCACAACGGCCTGCATCTGTTCACCATGGGCCAAAGGAAAGGGCACGGCGTCGCCTCCCCGCGGGAGGGAGTCGCCTATGTGGTGGTGGGAAAGGATGTCCGGCGCAACCGCCTGATTCTGGGATACGAAGACGCGTCCACGCGGGGATTGTACGCGTCCCGCGCCGTGGTCGGCGGCATTTCCAATACGCTCGCTCCCCTGCCGGCCCGCGTCATGGCCCAGCCCCGCTACCGGGCCAAGGCGGAATGGGCCTCCTGCGAATATCTGGAAGAAGGAAAGGTGCGCCTGGGCTTTGACACGCCCCTCCGGGCCCTGGCCGTGGGACAGGTCTGCGCCTTTTACGACGGAGGCAAGTTGCTCGGGGGCGGCTTTTTTGAATCCATAGAACCATGACTGACCCGGAACGCACCATAGCCGCACAGGCCACCGCCGCAGGACAGGGGGCCATCGCCGTCATCCGCATGAGCGGTCCCGGCTGCATGGACATCCTGAAACAATGCACCCCTGCGGCTTTCACGGAACGCCTCCGGCCGCGCCGCGCGACGCTGGTCTGCATCCGGGACGCGGAAGGTGCCGCCATTGACCAGGCGCTTGTCACCTGGTTCCCCGCCCCGGCCAGTTATACGGGGGAAGATACCGCGGAAATCTCCTGCCATGGCGGCATGCTGGTGACGGACCGCCTGCTGAAACGCCTCTACCAATGCGGGGCCTCCCCAGCGGAACCGGGAGAATTTACAAAAAGGGCCTTTCTGAACGGGCGCATGGACCTGACCCAGGCGGAAGCCGTGATGGATGTGATTTCCGCCGGGAGCGACCTGGCCCTGAAAGCCGCGCAAAGCCAGCTGGACGGAGGCATCGGCGCCCAGGTGGACGAACTGAAAGACAACCTGGTTCATGTGCTGGCCCACATTGAGGCCTATATTGATTTTCCGGATGAAGACATTTCCCCGGACACCGCCTCCGATCTGCTGGCGCGCCTCCGGAACATGGAGGAAAAACTGGACACTCTCCTCAAAACTGCCGAAGGCGGACGCCTGCTGCGGGAAGGCATCCGCACGGCGATCGCCGGACCTCCCAACGTGGGAAAATCCAGCCTGCTGAATACCCTGCTGGGATATGACCGGGCCATTGTCAGCAATATTGCCGGTACCACGCGGGACACGGTGGAAGAATCCATTCAGCTGGCCGGGCTGGCCCTGCGGCTGATTGATACGGCCGGTGTCCGCGAATCTTCCGACGTCATTGAACAGGCAGGCATTACCCGCACCAACAGGGCTCTTGAAACCGCGGATCTGGTTCTGGAAGTGGCGGATGCCTCCACGCCCCGGGTCAAAGACTTCCCCGCCCCTGTTCTCACCGCGCCCCGGCTGCTTATTCTGAACAAGTGCGACCTGGGAATCCATCCGGACTGGAAGGCCGTGCCCGGCATCCGGTTTTCCTGCGCCACCGGGGAAGGAAGAAAGGAATTGGAGGAAGCCATTATCCAGGCCTTTTCCTCCTCCCTGCCCGGTGAAACGGGCAGCTCCCTGGTAGCCATCAATGCCCGGCACCAGCATGAACTGGGCCTCTGCCGGGAGCATGTCCGGCTGGCTTCGGAATCCATCTCCCGCCAGGAAAGTCCGGAATTCACAGCCCTGGAACTGAGAGAGGCCCTGACGCACCTGGGAGAAATCACCGGAGCCGTGGATACGGAGGACGTGCTGGGCGCCATTTTTTCCTCCTTCTGCCTGGGGAAATAAGAAGAAGCTTCCATCAACAGGTTTTTCTGATTCCGGAATCTTCTTTCCTCTCCATTCTGTGGAAGGATGGCAATCATCCAAAAATTTATTTGCGGATATTTTCATTGATTCCGGCTTGTTAATTCGCTATCGATATCATGTTTTTATGTTGCGCACCCTTTCCCTCTTTTTCCTTTTCGCTCTGGTTCCTGTCCAAGCCGCCATTTATTTTGCCCATAATGTTTCCGAAGATTCGGGGTTCATAAATACCAAAAAATACTGGAACGGAGATTCCGATTTATGCTGGGCGGCCACAGCCAGCAATATGCTGCAATGGTGGCAGAATAATTCCTCCGGCATTCCGGCTTTCGTTCCCAACGGCCAGAATGAAAGCGGAAGAACGGAAATTTACGATGTGTTTTGCAATAATTGGGCCAATACCGGGAAAGGCATAGAAATAGGCCTGCGGTGGTATCTGGGAGGGAAACCCCTCAATCCCAACAACTATTTATACGATTTTAAGGAAACCATCACTGAACCGCAGAATACTGGCCGATACTGGGAGGGATATATCACATCTCTGGGATTGTCCTCTTCCACCTGGGAAGGCGACTGCCCTTTCATCAGCAGCAAATACTTCACGCAAAGCGATTTTCCCCTCCAGTTCGGTACAGACCTCGTCTCATTTTTCCAGAATGGCGGCGTAGTGGGCCTTTCCATTGCTCCTGCATCAGGTCCGGGTCATGCCATTACCTGCTGGGGAATTGAGGTTGACGACACTACCGGCATGGCCAAATCCCTGTACGTCACAGACTCCGACAACGGACAAGGTCTGGAAAAACGGGACGTTTATTATCATGAAACGGATGGAACCCTGCACTTGGGGAGCGAGAACGGCCCTCGAATCAACGCATACGACGCCCTGATGCTGCCCTTTTATAATGTTCCGGAACCTTCCACGGCAGTTCTCACCACCCTCGCGGCGGGAACTGCCTTTTGCCGCCGCAGGCGCCGACGCTCTTAAGGCTTCACGAAAACATTCCCTCCTGTCAAGTTTCCGGCTCTTCAGGAGGCGAATCGGTATCTGAGGTGAATAACGGAATGTAGGAAGGCAGGTTCCAGTTCCAGCGGATGGCCGCCAGGCGTACGGAAAGCGTGACCATGAAGCCCGTCACAAAGCAGGAGGAAGAATCAATTCCGGCATAGTAAAGCACCGCGTACGCCACGCCTCCCAGCAGGGCCGCGGTGGCGTATAGTTCTCCGGGACGGAACACGTAGGGAACGTTGCCGGTAAGCACGTCGCGCAGCAGGCCGCCCGCCACGCCGGTACAAATGCCCATCATCACGGAAACAGTAGGCGTATAGCCGTGGAGATAGGATTTTTCCGTGCCGATCATGCCGAAAAGGGCCAGAACGATAGCATCCGCCACGCGGATAGTGCCCATGGGAGGCGGATATTTCTGGGCCACATAAAAGGTTGCCAGACTGGTGACGACGGAGGCCAGGACAAAAATTTCCCCGGAGGGGAGCGTCCAGTACACCGGTATGTCCAGCAGGATGTCGCGCACGGTTCCGCCGCCCAGCGCAGCCAGGGTGCCGCAGACAATCACGCCGAACAAATCCATTTTCACCCGCGAGGAAGCGATGGAACCCGCCAGGGCTCCAATAATCGTGCTCATGATTTCACAGGTGGAGAGGAACATGGCGGGAGGAACAGGAAAAAAGGCATATTCAGCAGACCCGTATCCACGGCAGGCAGGAGTCCTGGCTGGCGCAGAACAGGGAGGTGGAAGCCAGCCCCATGTCATGCAGGGTATCACGCATCAGGCTTTCTGCCAATGCCGGAGAATTGCTTTCTGCGCTCAGATGGGCCAGCACCACGTTTTTCAAGGCTCCATGAGCAATCCGCCTCAGCAGGTCGCACGCCTGCCCATTGGAGAGATGACCGTGCGCAGAAGCGATGCGCTGCTTCAGCGGCCAGGGCCTTCTGGGAGTGGCCGCCAGCATGTCCGGATCATAGTTTGATTCCACCACCAGGCTGTCCACCATGGCAAGGTATTCCGCTATGCAGCCGGGAGCCTGCCCTGTATCGGAAATGAAACCCAGGCTGGACCGCTCCGTTTCAAATTTGAATCCCACCGGGTCCACGGCGTCATGGTAAGTGGGGAAGGGAGTAATGACGATATCCCCTATTCTGAAAGACTGCCCCTTTTCAAAATAGGCCCAGGGAGCCTCCGGCGCTTTTTCCTGGACGCACATGGCCGTATGGCGGGTGGCGTAAACACGCACGGCATGCTTTCTGGTGAACTGGTGCACGCCTTTCATGTGGTCCGCGTGTTCGTGGGTAAGCAGAATGGCGTCCAGCTCATCCGGCTCCACTCCGGCGGACTTCATCTTATCCCGCAGCCTGGCGGCGCTGAACCCGGCATCCACCAGCAGGACGGTTTCCCCCGCCCTGACAATGGTGGCATTTCCCCCGCTGCCGCTGCCCAACACGCAAAACTGCATCATGCGCGGAATATAATACCGCCCCCGGAAGGGAGCAAGAACGTATCCATGCTTTTTTTATGACATGAGCACATGAAAAAATACTTTTTTCCAGTACGGGGTTGACATTTCAGGTGCATTAAAGTGTATTGAAGTCACTACGTAGTGTACTTGCATGCGATGAGCAGTGTATCAGACAACCTTTTTGGTGCATACACGCACAAGCTGGACCCCAAAAACCGGATTGCCATTCCGGCCGAATGGAGGCCCTCCGAAGGTTGCGCCCTGCTCCTGTTATCCGGCCGGCGTCTTGATTTGCCGACCGTCAAAGCCTATACGCGGGAAAAATTCCAGCAACTCATTGACAAGATAGAAACAACGCCCGGCTACACGGAAGCGCAAATCGACCTGTTCATCGGCAAATTATACGCCAACTGTGTGGAGGCTGTCATCAACGCCCAAGGCAAGCTGCTGATACCCAAACAAATGTGCGAACACGCACAGCTCAGTTCCTCCGTCCGGCTCGCCGCACGGAGAGGATATTTCGAATTGTGGGAACCCTCTCTCTACGAAGAAGTTTCCCGGCGTGAAAACGCCAGCATCTCCGACATCAACCAATCCTACGGCATTCTCTAGCTTTCCTTCATGCCCCCAGACTCCTCCATTACGCCCAATCCCCAGGCACGCCCCTGCGCAACGCTTGCATTGCGCCCGGGCTGGCTTGCTTCCGGCCTGGGCGTCGGCGCCAGAACCGGGCTGCATGCGGAACTCACGGCTTATTCCATCGTTTTCTGGGGGCACGATGCCCTTCCGGCGCAGGATATGGTTGCCTGGCAGCAGGAAAAGGCACGCCTCATGGCGGAGATGTCCCTGGCCGGGCAAAAGGGCGCCTATGGCAAGCTGGGCGCATTGTCTTCCGGCCTGACCCGGGCTTTTGACGACCATATTGAGCTTTCTTTACGCGCGGGCGCGGGTACGCACGTCCGCACGGAGGAGGTGCAGGCCCTGGCAAACGGGCTCGCGGAAGAAACGTCCTGCCGCGTGCTGGCGTGGAGCGTCTGCCGCAACCATGTGCATGTGATTGCGGAGCTGACGGAGGAAAAAGGAGTGGATGAACTGGTCTGCTCCTGGAAGGCGCTGGCCCCCTCCATGAACTGGGAAGACGCGTACCACACGGAAGCCCTGAAAGCCCGGGAAGCCGCGGCCAGGGTAGACGCCCTGATTTCCGAACTGGGGGATGACGCCG encodes the following:
- the mnmA gene encoding tRNA 2-thiouridine(34) synthase MnmA, with the protein product MARILVGLSGGVDSSVAAALLVEQGHDVVGAYMKNWVNDEGIPGECPWEQDIQDALAVAKTTGIEFRVIDLVDEYRARIVNYLIEGYRAGYTPNPDVLCNREMKFGVFLDYALEQGFDYVATGHYARRMDTPQGAFILRGRDPNKDQSYFLSLMRPDQIARAVFPLGDLLKPEVRVLAEKYGLPTARKKDSQGICFIGQVKMSDFLRHYLPDKPGNIVDTEGRTLGTHNGLHLFTMGQRKGHGVASPREGVAYVVVGKDVRRNRLILGYEDASTRGLYASRAVVGGISNTLAPLPARVMAQPRYRAKAEWASCEYLEEGKVRLGFDTPLRALAVGQVCAFYDGGKLLGGGFFESIEP
- the mnmE gene encoding tRNA uridine-5-carboxymethylaminomethyl(34) synthesis GTPase MnmE, with product MTDPERTIAAQATAAGQGAIAVIRMSGPGCMDILKQCTPAAFTERLRPRRATLVCIRDAEGAAIDQALVTWFPAPASYTGEDTAEISCHGGMLVTDRLLKRLYQCGASPAEPGEFTKRAFLNGRMDLTQAEAVMDVISAGSDLALKAAQSQLDGGIGAQVDELKDNLVHVLAHIEAYIDFPDEDISPDTASDLLARLRNMEEKLDTLLKTAEGGRLLREGIRTAIAGPPNVGKSSLLNTLLGYDRAIVSNIAGTTRDTVEESIQLAGLALRLIDTAGVRESSDVIEQAGITRTNRALETADLVLEVADASTPRVKDFPAPVLTAPRLLILNKCDLGIHPDWKAVPGIRFSCATGEGRKELEEAIIQAFSSSLPGETGSSLVAINARHQHELGLCREHVRLASESISRQESPEFTALELREALTHLGEITGAVDTEDVLGAIFSSFCLGK
- a CDS encoding IdeS/Mac family cysteine endopeptidase (This family includes IgM or IgG-cleaving cysteine proteases.); protein product: MLRTLSLFFLFALVPVQAAIYFAHNVSEDSGFINTKKYWNGDSDLCWAATASNMLQWWQNNSSGIPAFVPNGQNESGRTEIYDVFCNNWANTGKGIEIGLRWYLGGKPLNPNNYLYDFKETITEPQNTGRYWEGYITSLGLSSSTWEGDCPFISSKYFTQSDFPLQFGTDLVSFFQNGGVVGLSIAPASGPGHAITCWGIEVDDTTGMAKSLYVTDSDNGQGLEKRDVYYHETDGTLHLGSENGPRINAYDALMLPFYNVPEPSTAVLTTLAAGTAFCRRRRRRS
- a CDS encoding trimeric intracellular cation channel family protein, coding for MSTIIGALAGSIASSRVKMDLFGVIVCGTLAALGGGTVRDILLDIPVYWTLPSGEIFVLASVVTSLATFYVAQKYPPPMGTIRVADAIVLALFGMIGTEKSYLHGYTPTVSVMMGICTGVAGGLLRDVLTGNVPYVFRPGELYATAALLGGVAYAVLYYAGIDSSSCFVTGFMVTLSVRLAAIRWNWNLPSYIPLFTSDTDSPPEEPET
- a CDS encoding MBL fold metallo-hydrolase; this translates as MMQFCVLGSGSGGNATIVRAGETVLLVDAGFSAARLRDKMKSAGVEPDELDAILLTHEHADHMKGVHQFTRKHAVRVYATRHTAMCVQEKAPEAPWAYFEKGQSFRIGDIVITPFPTYHDAVDPVGFKFETERSSLGFISDTGQAPGCIAEYLAMVDSLVVESNYDPDMLAATPRRPWPLKQRIASAHGHLSNGQACDLLRRIAHGALKNVVLAHLSAESNSPALAESLMRDTLHDMGLASTSLFCASQDSCLPWIRVC
- a CDS encoding division/cell wall cluster transcriptional repressor MraZ, which translates into the protein MSSVSDNLFGAYTHKLDPKNRIAIPAEWRPSEGCALLLLSGRRLDLPTVKAYTREKFQQLIDKIETTPGYTEAQIDLFIGKLYANCVEAVINAQGKLLIPKQMCEHAQLSSSVRLAARRGYFELWEPSLYEEVSRRENASISDINQSYGIL